Part of the Hippoglossus stenolepis isolate QCI-W04-F060 chromosome 4, HSTE1.2, whole genome shotgun sequence genome is shown below.
GTCCCCAGAGGAAGCTCCTGCTTCTCTGGTTGTGGCGACATGCAGTTCTCTCCGACTTCATAAACAAAGAACATTCTGGCCATGTACTGCAGGATGACTGTCTTGGCCCACTTGGGAACGGGCTTTGCATCGGGGCCACAGTGGTGGATGTTCATGATGAAGATGGTCAGGGCAGTGGAGGCCGTGATCATGGTCATGGTTGAGATGTAATATTTTCCTGTGGAAGAAAATAAGATAAGGGAATCAACAGACTTTTACCTGAGTGACTTTGACCTCGCACTTACCAATAAGAGGTACGTTCTCAGATGGCGGCATGATCTCTGCAACCAGCAGCTGGAAGACAGTGAGGGCCAGCATCACGGTGACCCCCAGAGACACCTTCTCTCCAGAGTCAGCCGGCAGGTAGAAGCCCAGTGGAGCCAGGAAAGAGATCATCACGCACGGTATGAGCAAGTTGAAGACGTAAAAGGCAGCTCTTCTCTTCAGTTTCAGTGTGTAGGTCACGTCCGGGTAAGGGTCAGCGCAGCAGCCGTACTGGATAATGTTCTTCTTGGCCGGCATGCCCTGCACCTCCCATTCCACGTTGTCCACCAGGTCAGCCAGGTCCGCGCTCTCCATGGCGTTCAGGATGTCCAGCTGGTTCCCGTTGTAGGTCCAGGAGCCGTACGTGAACCTGCACTGCTGAGCATCGAAGGGGAAGAAAGACACGTCCACTTTGCAAGAGCTCTTGGTGATAGCGGGGGAATCCCACATGATCTCCCCATTGTGTCGGATCACCACATTGGTGTCCATGGGGCCAGTGAAATGATTGTctgcactgaaacacagagaaaactttAAGAAATTAGAGCAGCTGTACTTCTACTAATCTTCACATACCAAGGTTTTTTTGGCGTACctttaaaagatattttaatttcCTGGAGTAGgtggagaaaaataaacttgatCAGGATACAAAGGCACAAGGACGCCCACTGAGGGAAGAATCAACTCCTTTTGGAAAGTTGGACTCTTTCCTCAGTGTTGTGTCTGCATTTTATATCATTTCAGTAAtgcaaaatgtttgtgtttacatattTAAGAATGTGTTGACCCCACATGATGTTTTTAGGTCACAATAAACAATGTAATGACTTCTCGCCTTGTTCTTGGCTctgaaataaactgaatatGCTTGAATTCGCCTTATTTTGAGCTGCATGGACATAAAGATTAATTGCATTACTGGTGTATAGAATTCAGACAGAGGCCTGGACACTCCGGTGAATAACAACTTCAAGGACTGCTCAGCTTGTGCCATGTATCCTCCTCAGAGTCACAGCAGAACAGTCGTGGCATGATTAACCCAATACCAGTCCGACCTACTTGTTATATAGGACTATATCAGGTCTCCATACATAACTACTAGGTATGCGGATGGTATCGAGTCCATCGTAATCATCTTTATTCCATTTGAGGTGTGCGTCAACCCACACTTGTCGTATCCATAAATATGCAGTCAAAATTTGGTTTCGCTCATCCTGTAAAACAACAATTGAtaattggaaaaaataaaagaatgagaAATGTATTTAGTTAAACAAGAATGTGAAGTGGCATTACTGGTTTGATGCCAGTGTGTGGGTATCAGCACTAGGATGGGGCCTAACAATTGTTGTCATTATCAGTTAATCTATTTTTTTGGATgaatgcttcaaaataaaacccaaaacCTCCCCAGAGCCTAAAGAGACGACTTTGAATCACTTGTTTAGTTCAACCATAGGACTACAACTCAAATATACTCAGATTACATAAAGacgtaaaaaagaaaaaatctgctAATTGTGTAGTTTGAGACGTTAgaatcaaatgtatttgtatatgttgCTTAAATATGACTGAAATGATTTTTTGATTCTGTGGACTGacttatcaatcaatcaaccagtTGTTGTCTCGACAGTTACTCTTGTGTCCACTGTGGTGCTTTACCATGTCGATAATTTGCGACAGCGTAACCTGCAGGGTCACATTCAGGATGTTGTCCGTGTCCTCCACAGGCCTCAGCGCACTCGTATAGTTGGCGAATAAATCTTTCAGGAGCTTCTGAGCATATATCCCGTTTGCACACCAACAGGCTACGACAGGGACAGAAACAGCCACGTCACCACAAAGCATCTGCTTTATTCCAGttactttacattttatgtatttatattttctgtctgGAGCACTTGATGCTGAGGTGGGAAATAAGGGAGAACATGGTAGAGAACATGGCTACGTGACAGATGGTGGAAGGGGACAAATGGGATGTCGGGTGAGATGCCCTTCTGTAAAGCTGTAAAGAGATCAGGCAAATCTGACATCATGCACCAGCAGCGACTTCCTCCCTTCAGCCTGTGCGTGTGGAGTGTAGCATGTGTTGATTGAACCATTAATCCACTGGACGCACAACATGTGAGTATCAGAACGAGTCTAAACAGGGAGATTATACATTCATGTCCTGTGAAAAGAGTGATGTTAGAAATGATTCAACCAGAAACATAATGTATTCTTCAGGTTTTATGAGGGAGGTTCTAGTTTTATAACTTCACATGAACAGGAAACTTGTGAGATGATATTGTGaaaggttttaaaaatgaaaacaacatataACAGATCTTCTAACTGGGTCTTCTTTTCCAGTCTCAGCGTTGGATTTGGGGAGGCCAGATGTTAACGCTGAGCTGGATACAAAGGAAGGTTTACAGGATTATGATGACGGCAAAATCCCTGCACAACCGCCTGCAAGTTTCTGTGTAACAGCTTTCATGGAAGAGGAAGGAACAAATGAGAAGAGATGAATGAtccataaaatacaaaaacaatggtgttaatcaaataaaaatacaaccaGTGCGAATTCCAGTTTAGAGCGTCTTTCATAACACAGAGTTTCAAATAGGCAACATTTTGGATCACATCAGGTAAACTTACAATAAAATGCACGTAAACTTACTTGGCAAAACACTGATGCACAGAAGCAACCGAAATAAAGTTCGGAGTCTCCATCGTTTCATCTTGCAGAAACAAATCATCTCGATCCAAAGACCATTTGAGCTGCTCTGCGCCAAACAGGCTTCattcaatgaaaatgaaaaactgaaatgaaaaaaagtataaaaaacaatgatgaatACAGCGATGAGGAATCCAGCTGTGATTAGTGCACTAGTGCagagtctgagctgcag
Proteins encoded:
- the chrna10a gene encoding neuronal acetylcholine receptor subunit alpha-10a, whose translation is MICFCKMKRWRLRTLFRLLLCISVLPTCWCANGIYAQKLLKDLFANYTSALRPVEDTDNILNVTLQVTLSQIIDMDERNQILTAYLWIRQVWVDAHLKWNKDDYDGLDTIRIPSSYVWRPDIVLYNNADNHFTGPMDTNVVIRHNGEIMWDSPAITKSSCKVDVSFFPFDAQQCRFTYGSWTYNGNQLDILNAMESADLADLVDNVEWEVQGMPAKKNIIQYGCCADPYPDVTYTLKLKRRAAFYVFNLLIPCVMISFLAPLGFYLPADSGEKVSLGVTVMLALTVFQLLVAEIMPPSENVPLIGKYYISTMTMITASTALTIFIMNIHHCGPDAKPVPKWAKTVILQYMARMFFVYEVGENCMSPQPEKQELPLGTNTDCTMNGQAGAGREDCAFKMERAQETENAEEREDIDQMMSPMGSMGKNPTNHYSAWKNGIFMSMDCGDAAGPRRCRKPGVSDGERNDRETSCSSQSYERQLLRNIEYIANCYRDQRATQKRTGEWKKVAKVLDRFFMWIFFIMVFFMSLLIMGKAI